The Deinococcota bacterium region CGGACATGGCCGCGGGCGGCCAGGGCGCGCCGATGGTGGCGTTTGGCGACCTCAAGCTCTTCGCCGAGCCGGGCGTAGCGCGCGCCGTCCACAACCTGGGCGGCATCTCCAACCTCACCTACCTGCCCGCGGACGGTGACCCCGGCGGTGTCTTCGCCTTCGACACGGGACCAGCGAGCTGCCTCATCGACGAGGCGGTGAAACGTGACTTCGACCGGGACTTCGACGCGGGCGGCGCCCTGGCCGCGCGGGGCGAGGTTCACGAGAGGGTCCTTGCCGCTCTGCTGGCGCATCCCTATCTGAGCCAGGGGCTGCCCAAGACGACCGGGCGCGAGGTCTTTACGCTGAGCGAGTTTGGGGCTGAACTAAAGGGCGTGGGGGGCCACGACCTGCTGGCGACGCTGACGGCCTTCACCGCGGAATCCATCGCCCGGGCCTACCGGGATTTCGTGCTTGCCGAGGGTCTGGACGAGGTTTTGGTGGCCGGCGGCGGCGCGCACAACGACACGCTTCTCGAGATGCTCCGCGCCCGGCTCGAGCTGCCCGTCCGCAGCTTCGAGGAGCTGGGCTGGCGCGCCAAGGACCGCGAGGCGCTGGCCTTTGCGGTGATGGCCTATTATGCCTGGCACGGTCTGCCCAACACCCTGCCCCGGGCGACCGGCGCGCGCCGTCCGGTGATCGCCGGCAAGCTCTCGAGGCCCTGGGGGGCCGGATGAGCCGCGCGGAGGCCTTTGCAGCCCTCCAGGCGGCGCAGGTCGGCGACCTTCGGTGCAGCGTCTTTGAGGTGGC contains the following coding sequences:
- a CDS encoding anhydro-N-acetylmuramic acid kinase; translation: DMAAGGQGAPMVAFGDLKLFAEPGVARAVHNLGGISNLTYLPADGDPGGVFAFDTGPASCLIDEAVKRDFDRDFDAGGALAARGEVHERVLAALLAHPYLSQGLPKTTGREVFTLSEFGAELKGVGGHDLLATLTAFTAESIARAYRDFVLAEGLDEVLVAGGGAHNDTLLEMLRARLELPVRSFEELGWRAKDREALAFAVMAYYAWHGLPNTLPRATGARRPVIAGKLSRPWGAG